The sequence GCTCCGTACGCCCCAGCTCCCGCTCGAGGGCCCCATCGGCGTAGGCCCCGGCGGCCACCGCCTGCAACACCTGCCATGCCACCTGACGAGAGGCCAATCCTGGAGGAGTGCTGGTCATCCTCCACAACTAGCGCCCGGCGACCAGCGGTACTGGGCCAAGGGAAGCCGGCCCTCGGGGTCGACGGGGATGCCCTCGGCGATCAGCAGATCCCGCTGCATCCAGTCAGAGCCCTCGCGGCTGAGGCTCAAGGAGATGCAGCCCTTGGCATTCACCACCCGCTGCCAGGGGATCTCGGAGGGCAGGGGCAGACGGCGCAGGGCCCAGCCCACCTGGCGGGCACAGCCATAGGCCCCGATCAGCTCGGCGATTTGGCCGTAGGTGGCCAGCCGCCCCGGGGGGATTTTGGCCACGGTCTGCCAGACCCGCTCATCAAAGCTCCGGTCCATGGGCTGCGAACGGCCATCAGACACGATGGATGTTGGCCCCTGCCTCGCCGATGCCGCTGCTACCCCGCCGCTTTGAGCGCCTCCGCTCGGTGCTGAACCACCGGATGGGCGATCTGACGGTGGTGATGGAGCAGGTGGACAAGCCCCACAACCTCTCGGCGATCCTGCGCACCTGCGACGCGGTCGGGGTGCTCGAGGCCCATGTGGTGAGCCTGCCCGGGCGGCCGCGGACCTTCAACAACACCGCCAAGGGCAGCCAGAAATGGGTGCCGCTGCAGCCGCACCCGAGCATCGAGGGCTGCCTGCAGGGGCTCAAGGACCAAGGCTTCCGGATCTACGGGACCCACCTGA is a genomic window of Synechococcus sp. A10-1-5-1 containing:
- a CDS encoding MGMT family protein, which codes for MDRSFDERVWQTVAKIPPGRLATYGQIAELIGAYGCARQVGWALRRLPLPSEIPWQRVVNAKGCISLSLSREGSDWMQRDLLIAEGIPVDPEGRLPLAQYRWSPGASCGG